Within Tindallia magadiensis, the genomic segment AATCCCTATGAAAAAAAGCGGCGGGATGTAACCATGATACCTCTCTCGGAAGAGGAATACCTGCTGGTTAGCTGCGATTCCTGCGGCGGGGTGGGCGATAAAGAAAAGGATCTGGTCAGGGTACCACCGGAAATCACCGGTTATTATACCAGCCGGGTAGCGATAATGGAAATGCTGACCCTGGGCGGCACCCCTACGGTTATTATCGACACCCTTTCTGTTGAATGGGAACCAACGGGTAAAAAAATCTATGATGGCATTCATCGCTTTCTGGAAGAAGCGGGATTAGAGATGACCACCTTAAACGGCAGTACAGAAGAAAACTTCCCGATGGTACAAACCGCCATGGGGATCACTGTGATTGGAAGAGCTGCCAAGGACAGACTGCGGTTGGATCGTTC encodes:
- a CDS encoding AIR synthase related protein, with the protein product MNISTNIKKNPYEKKRRDVTMIPLSEEEYLLVSCDSCGGVGDKEKDLVRVPPEITGYYTSRVAIMEMLTLGGTPTVIIDTLSVEWEPTGKKIYDGIHRFLEEAGLEMTTLNGSTEENFPMVQTAMGITVIGRAAKDRLRLDRSQPGNELWLLGVPKVGNEILQPFDPEIASVKSVQQLLEQPEVKDMIPVGSKGIKHEAGLLADNANVKIRWEKGLDIPLEKSGGPSTCVVLSLEARAATRLERLVSANAFQRLGKLEGVSS